The genomic DNA ATCCATGTGATCAGCCCTCCGTCGAATCGGACGCAGTATCTCGATCTCGGGGTGCAGTTCGGCGGTGGATTCGAATATGCGGTGTGGAAGGCCTTTAAGGTCGGGGTCGACGCCCGGTATCACCTGACGGCGCGACTGACCAACACCAACAACGATTACTTCCAGGTCGGGCCGTATATCGGGATTTCGTTCTAGGAGGAAATAAAGGCGGTCAGGAAGACGCCCTGTTTCACAATCGCGACTTCGGCTGTAGGCGAAAAAGTACGACGCTGCCATGCCGGTCGGTACCGCACGGTCCGACCGGCGTGGCGGCCTTCCTCAACGCTCGACTCATGAGCTCGGGTCTTGGTGATGATCGCCGTATATCTTCTGGACGACGGTTCCTTGCCAGCCTCGAAAAGAACACACTGCCTCGCTCCCATGTTGGTACCTTCATGAGCCGAATCTGCGTCGTCCTCCTCACCTCTAAGACGCCCTCCCTTGCCGCTCCACGCTCTCCTCGGTCATAGTGCGCTTAGTGATGCGAGAGAAAGGAAGGTCTTGTGTTTGCACTGGTCTGGATTCACTTGCTGGCGGCCATGGTATGGATCGGGGGGATGGTATTCCTATCCGTCGTGCTGGTGCCGGTGCTGAAGCGGGATGGGGCATTTGCTCAGTATGCCCTGCTGTTCCGAACGATTGCCTATCGGTTCAGAGCTGTGGTCTGGGGGGCGATGGGGATCCTGGTGGCCACCGGACTCACGCTGGCTGCAGGTCGATCGATTCCGTTGATGGAACCATCCCGCTGGCCCACGATTTTTGCCGCCAAGATCGGATTGGTAACGCTGCTATTCACCCTGACGCTGCTGCACGATCTCGTGGTCGGGCCGCGTGTGCGACGGAGCTTGGGAATCCCTGAGGCAGAGCGATCCGCGAGAGATCGGGTGCTCCTGCGCTACTCGGTGCTCGTCCCGCGTATTTCGTTACTGGTCGCGCTGCTGGTGCTGTTGCTCGCCGTCGTCCTGGCCCGCACCTAACCCGCATTATTCATGAGCGTTTCTGCTGCAATCGCGGATTCGCAGCTGCGACTAGCCTGTCGGCGGGCGGGCTCGCCGCTCGGTCGGTCGACATCCTGTTCAAGGATGCCTTCCTCCCTCACGCCTCCGCGCGCCCGTCTCGCTGTGCGACTCCGCACTTTCGCGACGAACCGTCATGAATAATGCGGGCTAGAAGTTTGTCCGAGTCACGCCATTCTCCTGCGGCAAACGATCTGCAGCCATCTGTCTCGTTCTCGGCCCGAAAAAATCCTCAACGTATTTCAGCGAGTACGCTTACGGTTTTTTCGAGCCTGCGGCCTCGCATCTCCCAGCAGCTCCTTCGCCTCGCAACGAAGGATGACTCGGACAGACTCCTAGCAGGAAGATCACAAGGGATAGCTTCGTCGTTCGTGAAGCGTGTCGTTCGTCTCTCGTGGAAGCGCGGACGGCGTCTGTGAGCGGGCAGCAACGCGGCCACCTGTTTAGAGTGTCGCGCTGCTGCTGCGCAGTCCTTATCGTGTTGCCGGGGTAGCCTGGGGGGCTTGGAACGAGTGGAGGAGGCGTTCAGCCTGTGCCTGGCTGGTGAGGGCCATTTTGATCACGATGCCGCAGAGAGTGAACACCACCGCATTCAGGAGGAAGAACACGGCGGCGAACGAGCCGGTCGTAAAGGCCCAGGCTTCAGAGTCTGCCCGGTGGCGCTCCAGGACCCTGGTTTCCTCCTTGCGGATTTGCGCGCTGATATCCTGGATGGTATCCATTGTCCGGTTCTGTTGATTCACCGCCACGGCCGACTTGGCATAGAGGAGCCCCTTGCTGCGACGTGTCACGATGGCCTGGTCCATTTCCTCCGATCGCTGTTCGACCTGTGTGGCAAGATAGGCCACCCGGTCCTGCTGGATCGAATTGTCCCTCGTCAGCCCTCCGATCCGCCGGATCTGGTCCTCAAGCGTGACGACTGCCTCGCGATAGGGTGCAAGGTACTCGTCCGAGCCGGTAATGATGTATCCGCGTTGGCTGGTTTCAGCCCCCGCCACGGCACTCATCATCCGTTCCAACTCAAGCAGCACCTGCTCACTTTTCGTGGCCCAATTGTTGGAAGTCTTGAAGTGCAGCAGGCTCAGGAAACTCGCTGCGACGATAGATTCAACCGCTATAAATCCCACGGCAAGGGCGATGATAAGGCCTTTGCCGGCAAAAAGACGATGGAGCATGGGGGACCCTCCTCGATAATACGTCCATAGTAGGAGTACCGGCCCGTCAGCGGCTATGTCAACCCGACAAATCCCCCTAGGTATCGTAAGATCTGTCGTAGTGTTCGTGCGAGACACAGTGGAATGAGGGATCACTACCCCGAGCCCAGTCTTGGAGCGGGGTATAAAATTTCCCCGCAGCCGGTTTATCTCTACTCCGGCTGAATCCAAATGACCTGTGATGGCTCTTAACAAGAGGAGTGGGAACGGACCGTGCATGGTCCCAGGTTTGGAGCGGGATGGGTGACTCGCGGGAGGGACGGGATCGCGCAGCGAGGCAAGGACGGTAGGAATCTACTTTGAGGGGAGGTGGATCATGGCAAGGGTCGTCATCATCGGTGCGTCCATCGGCGGGTTGCCGGCAGCCTATGAAGCCCGGGAATTGCTGGCGAAGAAACACAAAGTGACGGTGATCTCCAACGTGGAGTCGTTCCATTTCGTCCCCTCCAATCCCTGGGTGGCGGTCGGATGGCGAACGAGGAAAGACATCAGTTTTGCACTGGGCCCTGTGCTGGAGAA from Nitrospira sp. ND1 includes the following:
- a CDS encoding CopD family protein, whose protein sequence is MFALVWIHLLAAMVWIGGMVFLSVVLVPVLKRDGAFAQYALLFRTIAYRFRAVVWGAMGILVATGLTLAAGRSIPLMEPSRWPTIFAAKIGLVTLLFTLTLLHDLVVGPRVRRSLGIPEAERSARDRVLLRYSVLVPRISLLVALLVLLLAVVLART
- a CDS encoding CHASE3 domain-containing protein; the encoded protein is MLHRLFAGKGLIIALAVGFIAVESIVAASFLSLLHFKTSNNWATKSEQVLLELERMMSAVAGAETSQRGYIITGSDEYLAPYREAVVTLEDQIRRIGGLTRDNSIQQDRVAYLATQVEQRSEEMDQAIVTRRSKGLLYAKSAVAVNQQNRTMDTIQDISAQIRKEETRVLERHRADSEAWAFTTGSFAAVFFLLNAVVFTLCGIVIKMALTSQAQAERLLHSFQAPQATPATR